From Allofrancisella guangzhouensis, a single genomic window includes:
- a CDS encoding endonuclease domain-containing protein produces MNIKLPYNSKLKQRAKELRQAGNLSEVLLWNKLKNKQLLNLDFNRQRIIGNYIVDFYCPSLNIVIEVDGSSHNNKCEYDEQRQVYLESLGLGIERILDEDVKFNIEGVLFYLEGKLQKLKVLPRQSSDCHPFNT; encoded by the coding sequence ATGAATATTAAATTACCTTATAACTCTAAATTAAAGCAAAGAGCAAAAGAATTGCGCCAAGCAGGCAATTTATCAGAAGTGTTATTGTGGAATAAACTTAAAAATAAACAGTTACTTAATCTAGATTTTAATCGCCAAAGAATAATAGGTAATTACATAGTAGATTTCTATTGTCCTAGTCTAAATATAGTAATAGAAGTAGATGGTTCTAGCCATAATAATAAGTGTGAATATGATGAACAAAGGCAAGTTTATTTAGAAAGTTTAGGTTTGGGTATTGAGAGAATATTAGATGAAGATGTTAAATTTAATATTGAAGGAGTGTTATTTTATTTAGAGGGTAAACTACAAAAGTTAAAAGTACTACCCCGTCAGTCTAGCGACTGCCACCCCTTCAACACTTGA
- a CDS encoding endonuclease domain-containing protein has translation MNIKLPYNSKLKQRAKELRQAGNLSEVLLWNKLRNKQLLNLDFHRQKIIGNYIVDFYCPSLNIVIEVDGSSHNNKFEYDEQRQVYLESLGLGIERILDEDVKFNIEGVLFYLEGKLQKLKVLPRQSSDCHPFNT, from the coding sequence ATGAATATTAAATTACCTTATAACTCTAAATTAAAGCAAAGAGCAAAAGAATTGCGCCAAGCAGGCAATTTATCAGAAGTGTTATTGTGGAATAAACTTAGAAATAAGCAGTTATTGAATCTAGACTTTCATCGTCAAAAAATAATAGGTAATTACATAGTAGATTTTTATTGTCCTAGTTTGAATATAGTAATAGAAGTAGATGGTTCTAGCCATAATAATAAGTTTGAATATGATGAACAAAGGCAAGTTTATTTAGAAAGTTTAGGTTTGGGTATTGAGAGAATATTAGATGAAGATGTTAAATTTAATATTGAAGGAGTGTTATTTTATTTAGAGGGTAAACTACAAAAGTTAAAAGTACTACCCCGTCAGTCTAGCGACTGCCACCCCTTCAACACTTGA
- a CDS encoding HlyD family type I secretion periplasmic adaptor subunit: MTEKNLPENQNTNKKFSKLIEIINKIKDSWQNRKTLAEERNAKTDAYSFLPGVLEVTDKPPHPLLRTVLYCLMFLIVFVVVWAYFCKIDIITAGQGKITPSGDVKTIQASEKGTVIKLNVDSGQIVKKGDVLVVLESEYTEADINKLKEDIQFYKLRISREQAFYRMLKSDLREQIPLDKLDYTPPSEITDKLDIEQSRQLLWQEWQSSIAKLMTLEATMDSKQKEKDISLNRTYQLEETIKIIKERLDAYSKLYEKKAVARMEYLDFREKYLNTYYELETEKKKDLQIDAEIAEARSNLESFKSETYLKTLEKIRQDEKDLYTAEQELRKATTLNGKNTIKSPIDGIVHEMQIHTIGAVVTPAQVLMQIVPMDQKLEAEVYVKNEDIGYLRKGQTVEVKINTFPFAEYGVLDGAVEKISGDAIEDERLGLVYKLVISLKNNTLHKGGEDYKIVPGMAVVAEVKTGTRRVLDFFTEPLTRGIDNSLRER; the protein is encoded by the coding sequence ATGACAGAGAAAAATCTCCCAGAAAATCAAAATACAAATAAAAAGTTTAGTAAGTTAATTGAGATAATAAATAAAATAAAGGATTCTTGGCAGAATCGTAAAACCTTAGCAGAGGAACGTAATGCTAAGACAGATGCCTATAGTTTTTTACCAGGAGTTTTAGAAGTTACAGATAAACCACCACATCCTTTGTTACGAACAGTACTTTATTGTTTGATGTTTTTGATAGTGTTTGTAGTGGTGTGGGCTTATTTTTGTAAGATAGATATTATTACAGCAGGGCAAGGCAAGATCACACCATCAGGGGATGTTAAAACTATCCAGGCCTCTGAAAAAGGAACTGTAATTAAGCTAAATGTTGATAGTGGACAGATAGTTAAAAAGGGTGACGTGCTAGTAGTATTAGAGTCAGAATATACTGAAGCAGATATAAATAAACTCAAAGAAGATATACAGTTCTATAAGCTTAGAATATCTAGAGAGCAGGCCTTCTATAGGATGTTAAAAAGTGATTTGCGTGAGCAAATTCCACTTGATAAATTAGACTATACTCCGCCATCAGAAATTACAGACAAACTAGATATAGAACAATCCAGGCAGCTTTTATGGCAAGAGTGGCAATCTAGTATTGCTAAATTAATGACACTAGAAGCTACTATGGATTCTAAGCAAAAAGAAAAAGATATAAGTTTAAATAGAACTTATCAGCTAGAAGAAACCATAAAAATAATCAAAGAAAGGTTAGATGCTTACTCTAAGCTATACGAGAAAAAAGCAGTAGCTAGAATGGAGTATCTAGATTTTAGAGAGAAATATCTAAATACGTATTATGAGTTAGAGACAGAAAAGAAAAAAGACCTTCAAATAGATGCAGAAATTGCAGAAGCTAGGAGTAATTTAGAATCATTTAAATCAGAAACATATCTTAAAACCTTAGAAAAAATTCGTCAGGATGAGAAAGATCTTTATACAGCAGAGCAAGAATTACGCAAAGCAACTACCTTAAATGGTAAAAATACAATTAAGTCGCCTATTGACGGGATAGTACATGAAATGCAAATTCATACTATAGGTGCTGTTGTCACACCTGCCCAGGTATTAATGCAAATAGTTCCAATGGATCAAAAACTAGAAGCTGAAGTATACGTCAAAAACGAAGATATAGGCTATTTACGCAAAGGTCAAACTGTTGAAGTCAAGATAAATACATTTCCATTTGCAGAATATGGAGTGTTAGATGGCGCTGTAGAAAAAATTTCTGGTGATGCAATAGAAGATGAGAGATTAGGTTTGGTTTACAAGCTAGTAATAAGTTTAAAAAATAATACGCTACATAAAGGTGGTGAAGATTACAAAATAGTACCAGGTATGGCAGTAGTTGCTGAGGTTAAGACAGGAACAAGAAGAGTATTAGATTTCTTTACGGAACCTTTAACTAGAGGTATAGATAATAGTTTGAGGGAGAGATAG
- a CDS encoding type I secretion system permease/ATPase produces the protein MISAIFCFGQIASFNNIAIDEKQIFHEYGDSNGNLTQTNFLRAIRSYGFKAKLSKIKTESINPCSLPMILKNKDGEYFILAGVNNDQYITLVAKNNGVKTFTKDQFEEFYSGLAIFITHKGNENVEEAKFNIKWFIPALWKYKHIFKDVIIASFFIQMFGLLTPFFFQVVMDKVIMHNGITTLNTLAIVFLVVAVFEVVFGTIRTYLFSHTTSRVDVVLGSKLFSHLMKLPLNYFETRQVGQNVARVKELDSIRSFITSTALTLLIDLSFTFIFIAVLFMYSWQLTLVVLGTIPLYLLLSLFITPILKHRLNKVFSTSAKNQTFLTESITGIQTIKANAIEPQMQRKWEDNLTEYVKASFRSQNLGNVASQIAQLISKLTTIVIIFIGAHMVIAGYLTIGQLIAFNMLSARVTQPILKLVNLWQEFQQAGVSLRRLGDILNSPTESANMTSKSSLPVFRGRVTFKDVRFRYSPDTRLILDGVNLEVNAGQSIGVVGRSGSGKSTLTKLIQRLYIPEAGKVLVDGADLSTIDTVWLRQNIGVVLQESFMFNRSIRENIALTNPSASMQSVIEAATYSGAHEFILELKDGYDTTIEEGGANFSGGQKQRLSIARALINNPKILIFDEATSALDYESEKIIQHNMAKISKGRTVFIIAHRLSTVQHCDRIVYMDHGRILEDGSHKELLAKNGHYAALYNAQYRGEVL, from the coding sequence ATGATCAGTGCTATTTTTTGTTTTGGACAAATAGCTAGTTTTAATAATATTGCCATTGATGAAAAGCAAATATTCCATGAATATGGAGATTCTAATGGTAATCTCACTCAAACAAATTTTCTTAGAGCTATTCGTTCATATGGTTTTAAAGCTAAGCTTAGTAAAATTAAAACAGAAAGTATTAATCCATGCAGTTTACCGATGATCCTTAAGAATAAAGATGGTGAATATTTTATTCTTGCCGGTGTAAATAATGATCAATATATAACTTTAGTTGCAAAAAATAACGGCGTTAAAACATTTACAAAAGATCAGTTTGAGGAATTTTACTCTGGATTAGCTATATTTATCACTCATAAAGGTAATGAGAATGTAGAAGAAGCTAAGTTTAATATCAAATGGTTTATACCAGCTTTATGGAAGTATAAACATATTTTCAAAGATGTGATTATAGCTTCATTTTTTATACAAATGTTTGGTCTATTAACACCATTTTTCTTTCAAGTGGTCATGGATAAGGTGATTATGCATAATGGCATAACTACCTTAAATACTTTAGCAATCGTGTTTTTAGTTGTAGCTGTTTTTGAGGTAGTATTTGGTACTATAAGAACCTATCTATTTAGTCATACTACTTCTAGAGTAGATGTTGTGTTAGGTTCAAAACTATTTTCTCATTTGATGAAGTTGCCATTAAATTATTTTGAGACTCGTCAAGTTGGTCAAAATGTAGCTAGAGTAAAGGAGTTAGATAGTATTCGAAGTTTTATCACAAGTACAGCTTTAACATTACTCATAGATTTGTCTTTTACATTTATATTTATAGCAGTGTTATTTATGTATAGTTGGCAACTGACTTTGGTAGTTTTAGGTACTATTCCTTTATATCTCTTACTATCATTATTTATTACTCCAATACTAAAGCATCGATTAAATAAAGTTTTCTCAACTAGTGCAAAAAACCAAACATTTCTTACAGAGTCAATAACTGGTATCCAGACTATTAAAGCTAATGCTATAGAACCACAAATGCAACGCAAATGGGAAGATAATTTGACTGAATATGTTAAAGCATCTTTTAGATCTCAAAATTTGGGAAATGTAGCTAGCCAAATTGCGCAGCTAATCAGCAAGTTAACTACTATTGTAATTATATTTATAGGTGCTCATATGGTGATAGCTGGCTACTTAACAATAGGGCAGCTTATAGCATTTAATATGTTATCAGCTAGAGTAACTCAACCGATACTTAAGCTTGTAAATCTATGGCAAGAATTTCAGCAGGCAGGAGTTTCTTTGAGAAGGTTAGGAGACATTCTTAATTCACCTACAGAGTCAGCAAATATGACTAGTAAGAGTTCACTACCAGTATTTAGAGGCAGGGTAACTTTTAAAGATGTAAGGTTTAGGTATTCACCTGATACAAGATTAATCTTAGATGGTGTTAACCTTGAAGTTAATGCAGGTCAATCTATAGGTGTAGTTGGGCGTTCAGGCAGTGGCAAAAGTACTTTAACCAAACTTATTCAGAGGCTGTATATACCTGAGGCTGGTAAAGTATTAGTTGATGGCGCTGATCTGTCTACTATTGATACTGTATGGTTGCGTCAAAACATAGGCGTAGTACTTCAGGAAAGCTTTATGTTTAATAGAAGTATTCGAGAAAATATTGCTCTTACAAATCCTAGTGCAAGCATGCAAAGCGTTATAGAAGCTGCAACTTACTCAGGTGCACATGAATTTATTTTAGAATTAAAAGATGGTTATGACACCACCATAGAAGAAGGTGGAGCTAATTTTTCTGGAGGACAAAAACAAAGGCTATCTATCGCAAGAGCACTTATTAATAACCCTAAAATACTTATTTTTGATGAAGCTACATCAGCTCTTGATTATGAATCTGAGAAAATTATTCAACATAATATGGCAAAAATATCTAAAGGAAGAACAGTTTTTATTATTGCTCATAGATTATCTACAGTTCAACATTGTGATCGAATAGTTTATATGGATCATGGAAGAATATTAGAAGACGGTAGCCATAAAGAGCTTTTAGCTAAAAATGGACACTATGCAGCATTATATAACGCACAATACAGGGGAGAAGTATTATGA
- a CDS encoding APC family permease, with protein MEQVVSSKKFGLIRLVMINIIAVDSLRNISITAQAGWIVVSFYILAGIFFLVPCALLTAEMSTGSTQETGGIYIWVKKAFGKRLGFLVIWIQWVYNLVWFPSICGFFAGVIAYVMAPVLGQNAVDLVSNPWYMISMSLVMFWSATAINLFGIKTSSTVSTLGAIIGTLLPMLIIISMAFFWTLSNTQSIVPPHVSDFIPSGNNISSWALFITVMFSLFGLEMSAIHAANVKNAKKNFPRALLISGTVILGSLILSNIAVILVSSQLQIGDVDIVTGLMVSFHYFFSQINMPWVTYFIAITLIFGAFTTTSAWIMGLSRAFMIVSNDNILPQMLGKTNKNDAPDTMLIVQALIFTVFCFSYIFMPSVNEAYWYLSDLTAQLAVIAYIIMFITAIKLKISQPLQQGQYEIYKGLVGTITMAILGCVGCIIAIVVGFIPIDNMNMSIMHFDALLLVGIMFTLIIPFVITIKK; from the coding sequence ATGGAACAAGTTGTTAGTAGTAAAAAGTTTGGTTTAATAAGGTTGGTGATGATAAACATTATAGCCGTGGATAGCCTTAGGAATATATCAATAACAGCCCAAGCTGGTTGGATTGTAGTAAGTTTTTATATATTAGCGGGAATCTTTTTCCTAGTACCTTGTGCGTTACTAACAGCTGAGATGTCAACAGGCTCAACCCAAGAAACAGGTGGTATCTATATTTGGGTGAAAAAAGCGTTTGGGAAGCGTTTAGGGTTTTTAGTTATATGGATACAATGGGTGTATAACCTAGTTTGGTTTCCCTCGATTTGTGGTTTTTTTGCTGGAGTTATAGCCTACGTAATGGCACCAGTTTTAGGACAAAATGCAGTGGATTTGGTATCAAACCCTTGGTATATGATTTCCATGAGTTTAGTAATGTTTTGGAGTGCAACAGCTATAAACTTATTTGGAATAAAAACCTCTAGTACAGTAAGCACCTTAGGAGCTATTATAGGAACTTTATTGCCTATGCTTATTATTATATCTATGGCTTTTTTCTGGACACTTTCTAATACACAAAGCATCGTACCTCCTCATGTGTCAGATTTTATCCCATCTGGTAATAATATCAGTAGTTGGGCTTTGTTTATTACAGTTATGTTTAGCTTATTTGGTTTAGAGATGAGTGCTATTCATGCTGCTAATGTTAAAAATGCTAAAAAGAATTTTCCTAGAGCTTTATTAATATCTGGAACAGTAATTTTAGGGTCATTAATACTATCTAATATAGCTGTGATATTAGTAAGTAGTCAGTTGCAAATTGGTGACGTTGATATTGTCACTGGGTTAATGGTTTCTTTTCATTACTTTTTTAGCCAAATAAATATGCCGTGGGTGACATATTTTATTGCAATTACATTAATATTTGGGGCTTTTACTACAACATCAGCGTGGATTATGGGTTTATCAAGAGCTTTTATGATAGTAAGTAATGATAATATCCTACCTCAAATGCTTGGCAAGACTAATAAAAATGATGCTCCTGATACTATGCTAATAGTACAAGCTTTGATTTTTACTGTATTTTGTTTTTCCTATATATTTATGCCGTCTGTAAATGAAGCATATTGGTATCTTAGCGATTTAACAGCGCAACTAGCAGTTATAGCATACATAATTATGTTTATAACAGCGATTAAGCTAAAAATTAGCCAGCCATTACAGCAAGGACAATATGAGATATATAAAGGTTTAGTTGGAACTATTACGATGGCAATTTTAGGATGTGTGGGCTGTATTATAGCTATTGTAGTTGGTTTTATTCCTATAGATAATATGAATATGAGTATAATGCATTTTGATGCTTTATTACTTGTTGGCATAATGTTTACATTAATTATTCCTTTCGTAATCACTATCAAAAAGTAA
- a CDS encoding polyamine ABC transporter substrate-binding protein, whose translation MRAKNILIILLLTILNLSYAQDESYICSNEILKSPIVYSQEKGQINFTNWADYISPDIVPCFSKLSNTRIKYIYTSDDNMTRAKVMTGSSGFDLIEQGALYLNTEIASNALVELDKSKLPNLKYRNKVIYDKVSQINDPGNKYAVIYSYGTTGLAYNKEQIEEQLGKGVVPNSWEYVFNAKYLSKLAKCGVSLLDEPEQIFGNYFFFHGIDPNTTSKAKYEKAALDIIKNIRPYIKYFDSNKYQNDFTAGNLCLVMGYSGDVVRSVERAKSVNPNVTLAYVIPKEGTNIWFDTLMIPKGAKNLDKAYELMNYIIDPYIAAQNSNYLYQPNAVTQNSQYLDSIFDNKNIKPTDQMIKKMYVLNIHDAEMQSFISRMWMNVKYGIEFKPKYYSPKQENL comes from the coding sequence ATGAGAGCTAAAAATATTCTAATTATTTTGTTACTTACTATACTAAACTTATCTTATGCACAAGATGAGTCATACATTTGTAGTAATGAGATACTTAAGTCTCCTATAGTCTACTCACAAGAAAAAGGACAAATAAATTTTACCAATTGGGCTGATTATATATCTCCTGATATAGTTCCTTGTTTTTCTAAGCTTTCTAATACTAGAATTAAGTATATTTATACATCTGATGACAATATGACAAGAGCTAAAGTTATGACTGGCTCCTCAGGGTTTGATCTTATAGAGCAAGGGGCTTTATATTTAAACACTGAAATAGCTTCAAATGCTCTTGTAGAACTTGATAAATCAAAATTGCCAAATCTTAAGTACCGTAATAAAGTTATTTACGACAAAGTTTCACAAATTAACGATCCTGGCAATAAATATGCTGTAATTTATAGCTATGGTACAACTGGTCTTGCTTATAATAAAGAGCAAATAGAAGAACAACTCGGTAAAGGAGTTGTTCCGAACAGTTGGGAGTATGTATTTAATGCTAAATATCTAAGTAAACTAGCTAAATGTGGTGTATCTTTACTTGATGAGCCAGAACAGATTTTTGGTAATTACTTCTTTTTCCATGGAATAGATCCAAACACTACTAGCAAAGCCAAATACGAAAAAGCTGCGCTTGATATTATTAAAAATATTCGTCCATACATTAAATATTTCGATAGTAATAAATACCAAAATGATTTTACTGCTGGTAATTTATGTCTAGTTATGGGTTACTCTGGTGATGTTGTTAGATCTGTTGAAAGAGCTAAATCAGTCAATCCAAACGTTACTTTAGCTTATGTAATACCTAAAGAAGGTACTAATATTTGGTTTGACACGCTTATGATACCTAAAGGCGCTAAAAATTTGGATAAAGCATATGAACTTATGAACTATATAATAGATCCTTATATAGCAGCTCAGAATAGTAACTACCTTTATCAACCTAATGCTGTTACTCAAAACAGTCAATACTTGGATTCTATTTTTGATAATAAAAATATTAAGCCTACTGATCAAATGATCAAAAAAATGTATGTGCTAAATATTCATGATGCTGAAATGCAAAGTTTTATAAGTAGAATGTGGATGAATGTTAAATATGGTATAGAGTTTAAACCTAAGTATTACAGTCCTAAACAAGAAAATTTATAA
- the trmL gene encoding tRNA (uridine(34)/cytosine(34)/5-carboxymethylaminomethyluridine(34)-2'-O)-methyltransferase TrmL encodes MINIALYEPEIPPNTGNIIRLCANVGANLHLIEPLGFKLEDKQLRRAGLDYHEFANLKIYKNFGEFYQKNKTKKIWACTTKAKQYYHQVDFDCDDILLFGPETRGLPAKVLELLKDTQIKIPMYKNSRSLNLSNSVAVILYGALNNIGFESLDLL; translated from the coding sequence ATGATAAATATAGCTTTGTATGAGCCAGAGATCCCACCCAATACAGGCAATATTATCCGGTTATGTGCAAATGTGGGTGCTAATTTACATCTTATAGAGCCCTTAGGCTTTAAACTAGAAGATAAACAACTTAGAAGAGCAGGCTTAGATTACCATGAGTTTGCAAACCTCAAAATCTATAAAAATTTCGGTGAGTTTTACCAAAAAAATAAAACTAAAAAAATTTGGGCTTGTACAACTAAAGCAAAGCAATATTATCATCAGGTAGATTTTGATTGCGATGACATTTTATTATTTGGCCCTGAGACTAGAGGTCTACCAGCAAAAGTTTTAGAGTTACTTAAAGACACCCAAATCAAAATCCCTATGTATAAAAATAGTCGTAGCCTAAATTTATCAAATTCTGTAGCTGTAATTTTGTATGGGGCTTTGAATAACATTGGTTTTGAAAGTTTAGATCTTTTATAA
- the hemB gene encoding porphobilinogen synthase: protein MSFPVSRPRRLRMTQNLRDIVAETSLSIDDLMYPIFVVHGQNIKKEISSMSNQYHWSVDRLDELVEQVTKAGIKSIMIFGVPKTKDLMSSENYDPNGITQQAIRKIKQLAPELVVATDVCMCSFTPHGHCGVLDQNQYVDNDITLEILQKTAVSHAQAGADIVAPSGMMDGMIIAMRQALDEANFETVAIMSYSVKFASAFYGPFRSACDSSLKGDRKTYQMDYRNKKEAIREAITDVEQGADFIMVKPALSYLDIINELSHIVDLPIAAYHVSGEYAMVKAAVQAGLVDEKAITIEILTSMKRAGAKIILTYTALDVASWI from the coding sequence ATGAGTTTCCCAGTATCACGACCACGTAGGCTTAGAATGACACAAAACTTAAGAGATATAGTTGCTGAAACTAGCTTAAGTATAGATGATTTAATGTACCCTATATTTGTAGTACATGGTCAAAATATAAAAAAAGAAATTTCAAGTATGTCTAACCAGTATCATTGGTCTGTAGATAGGTTAGATGAACTTGTTGAGCAAGTTACGAAAGCTGGAATCAAAAGCATAATGATATTTGGGGTGCCAAAAACTAAAGATTTAATGTCATCTGAAAATTATGACCCTAATGGAATTACACAACAAGCGATTAGAAAAATTAAACAGCTTGCACCAGAATTAGTAGTTGCTACTGACGTTTGTATGTGTAGTTTCACTCCTCATGGACATTGTGGGGTTTTAGATCAAAATCAATACGTTGATAATGATATAACTTTAGAGATTTTACAGAAAACGGCTGTCTCTCACGCGCAAGCTGGAGCTGATATAGTAGCTCCAAGCGGTATGATGGATGGTATGATTATAGCGATGCGTCAAGCATTAGACGAGGCAAATTTTGAAACTGTAGCAATCATGTCATATTCAGTAAAATTCGCTTCAGCTTTTTATGGTCCATTTAGAAGTGCTTGTGACTCTTCGCTAAAAGGTGATCGTAAGACTTATCAGATGGACTACCGTAATAAAAAAGAAGCTATTCGAGAAGCTATAACAGATGTTGAGCAAGGTGCTGATTTTATTATGGTAAAACCAGCTTTAAGCTATCTTGATATTATTAATGAACTAAGTCATATTGTTGATCTACCAATAGCTGCTTATCATGTAAGTGGTGAATATGCGATGGTAAAAGCTGCTGTTCAAGCAGGTTTGGTAGATGAAAAAGCTATTACTATAGAGATACTAACATCTATGAAAAGAGCAGGCGCTAAAATTATACTTACGTATACAGCTTTAGATGTTGCAAGTTGGATTTAA
- the yhbY gene encoding ribosome assembly RNA-binding protein YhbY, whose product MDVKQQQELKSLAHKLKPVVLIGEKGLTENVLLEIDLALATHELIKVKVFRAPKEYKEELSARVIQATKCELVQIIGNILVLYRKNPNKKK is encoded by the coding sequence ATGGATGTAAAACAACAACAAGAATTAAAAAGTTTAGCTCATAAATTAAAACCAGTGGTTTTAATAGGAGAAAAAGGCTTAACAGAAAATGTACTCTTAGAGATTGATTTAGCATTAGCAACACATGAGTTAATCAAAGTAAAAGTTTTTCGGGCACCTAAAGAATACAAAGAAGAGTTATCTGCAAGGGTAATTCAAGCAACAAAGTGTGAGCTTGTGCAGATTATAGGTAATATTTTAGTTTTATATAGAAAAAATCCTAATAAAAAGAAATAA
- a CDS encoding DNA polymerase III subunit delta' C-terminal domain-containing protein, whose protein sequence is MLKLKTHSQLLDIFFEQKSAKTLHHAFIFRVKDAILLESFINSLCQIILGQQLENYQDSPYITVARTESDEIKVAEVKKIIKNCELTAYNNLAKIIIIEELSFLNISAANALLKTLEEPTEDTFFLMFTRDYNNVLATIKSRSLVYDIKLNQEDKLNYLKYVFEMSKDGVAKSLQIARGDVNIVVKIKLEQHFWQTRNLLMKVLVNQFNINLFLKEIASYYKDALYWLTSIIIDIYYYKLDKGSEIIANYDKLAVIKYLATKLDSDKVYKIYRQALEAKNYFANFKNVDKELILENLILEIIK, encoded by the coding sequence GTGTTAAAGCTTAAAACTCATAGTCAGCTTCTTGATATTTTTTTTGAACAAAAATCTGCTAAAACTTTACATCACGCTTTTATTTTTAGAGTTAAAGATGCCATACTGTTGGAAAGTTTTATTAATTCTTTATGTCAGATTATTTTAGGCCAACAGCTAGAAAACTACCAAGATAGTCCATATATCACTGTCGCGAGAACAGAAAGTGACGAGATAAAAGTAGCAGAAGTCAAAAAAATTATAAAAAATTGTGAGTTAACAGCTTATAATAATTTAGCTAAAATCATAATTATTGAAGAGTTAAGTTTTCTCAATATTTCAGCCGCAAATGCTCTTTTAAAAACGTTAGAAGAGCCAACAGAAGATACTTTTTTTCTAATGTTTACACGCGATTATAATAATGTATTAGCAACTATAAAAAGTAGATCATTAGTCTATGATATAAAGCTTAACCAAGAAGATAAGCTTAATTATCTTAAATACGTCTTTGAGATGTCAAAAGATGGTGTAGCTAAATCTTTACAAATAGCTCGTGGAGATGTAAATATCGTAGTAAAAATTAAGCTTGAACAACATTTTTGGCAGACTAGAAATTTACTTATGAAGGTATTAGTAAATCAGTTTAATATAAATCTTTTTTTAAAGGAGATAGCTTCTTATTATAAAGATGCTTTATACTGGCTTACAAGTATAATTATAGATATATATTATTATAAACTAGATAAAGGGAGCGAGATTATAGCAAACTATGATAAGCTAGCTGTTATTAAATATCTTGCAACAAAATTAGATAGTGATAAGGTGTATAAAATATATAGACAAGCTTTAGAGGCAAAGAATTACTTTGCAAATTTCAAAAATGTTGATAAAGAATTGATTTTAGAAAATTTAATATTAGAGATTATAAAATAG